The window AAAAGCTCCCCATCTTATTGGAGAGCAATCAATTTAAAAATAATACCATAGGTAATTCGATAAGCCATGTTTTGTTCCCGCGTACTCAAACGGCTTGCGCCTCGTACTTAGGGTGGTAATCATCTATCTACAGGTATACACCTGTCCCTTCCTAAGTTCATTTCCTTCGGAAGAGTGCCCCTACCATAGTTTGGGTTTCTCACTCGTGGGGTTTACCGCGTTCCATCTGACCCGTTTCCGAGCCAGCTACGTCACTGTGGCACTGTTCAGGGAACCTCATCCATATCCGAAGACTTAGGATTTATTCCCGCCGTCAACGCGCGTTGCGCGTTGCCACGGCTTATTCTTTCGCCGAGCACGAACACTACGGTCATCTCAGAACCGTGTGAGCATGGACTTTCCTCTACAACATAGGACGTTGCAGCGATTACCTGAATTCACACTATGATATTTTCAGTATACCGTACTTATGTTTCATTTACAATATATTATTCCTGATCAAAGAGCTTACTTCCAAATACATGCTTTTCCAGATTAGAAATACGCTTCAATATATCAAAGTTCGTCGTTCCGGCACTTCCTGCTGCAGGACGTTTTTGTGCAGAGTCAAGTTCTCTGTGCATGCGTTCATTTTCAGTACGTAATTCCGCAATCGTCTTTTTAAAAGCTTCATAGTCATGAATAATATCATCAAGAAAAAGGTCTACTTCTTCCTGATTATAGCCGCGAAGGCCGGTTTTGAATTCTTTCTCAAGAATCGTTTTAGTATCTAATTTAGTGTCCATGAAAATCGCCCTTCCGTCTCTGTTTACATACGGTTGATTATAACATATATTGACCGACATTGTCTTATTAAAGCGGATTTTCAACCGTTTTCTGTCGGTTCATGCGCTTGCCTGGGAAATAATTTTCTATTTATTCTTATTTCCCTCTTCAAAAAGTCATTCCCCATACGTTTCCGAAAACTGTCCGTCAAGTAGATATCCGCCTTCAATAGCCTAATCGCCTCTTTGGTAGAGTTTAATGCCCTGTTTAACTCTTTCAGCTTATGCTCATAAAGCTTCGCTAATTCCTCCAATGCGATAATTCGTTCACGTCCGATAAGACCGTCGGCCGCTATTGCGAATGAAGAGACTGCGTCTTCGTAAGCCTGTTCCTTTTTCAAGATGAACCCGAAGTGAAAATGTGTGGCAGGATGATCGATTCCATACTCAGCAATTACGCTTTCAAAAATTAGTTTACTACGGTCATGCGACTTTAGATCAGCAAACCATTTTCCGATATTGGTATGGGTACTCGCTGATTCCGGGCTATCTGTTTTCAATAGCAGATCAGTTGACCGTATATAAAGTGCGACCAGTGAAAGGATATCCCATTCATTATGGACGAGAACTTTCATAAGAAGTTCCGCCCGTCCATTTTTCACAGCATCTTGGTAGATGATTGGCGCCATATGTCCCGGGATATCTCCCTCCCTATGAAACCCGAGTTGTTCTTCTTCAATGGCAGGCAATCTAAACGTTGCCATTTCACCTTTCCAGATGCGTCTGGAGCCATGCAGCAAATCAATTTGCGTATGGTCAAGCAGCGGCGGTAATTCTCTGCGATTCATCGTCCAACGCGTTTCTACCATCGGGATATCAAAACTTTTGCCATTGTATGTAACGAGTGTCGATGGCTTTTCCCATAATCCCGTTGCATATAAGAAGGCGGCTTCATGGTCCGGACCCGGAAGGACATATTGCGTCATTTTAAAAGAGGATGCCGTCTGTTCAATGAACCCCATAAGGAATATCAACGTGCCCGCACCTTTCAAACCTGTCGTTTCTGTATCGAAGAACAGTAGCTGTTTAGAAAAATCCGGCGAAAGCGGATGCACTTCACCGGATTTCCTCCATTTATCGATCGTTGACTTCAATCCGGAAAGGGGGATGTTTCCGTGATGATAGTTCGCGTCGTATTCAACAATACGTTTGTAAACAATGCCGTGTTTATTCACAGCTTTCGTCAGACCGGCATCCAGCCACTGTTGTTCGTAAAAAGGAGGTTTCACAACAATCTTCACACTTTCTGCCACAGTTTCAGGTATCGCTTTATTATCTGTCTTCTTGAGCATTTTCTTCATTTGCATCAGTTTCTGTTCATATGACATCGCGTTCTCCTCCTGCCAGTGTATGAAGAAGGGAACCGACATCACGCTTCATGCCCATTCCAGCTTCTTGCGCTCCAATGCAGACCGGACAACCCGACTCGCAGCGGCAGGCAGATACATGGTCAGCGGCTTGCCGCAGCAAGTTGCCCCACCGATCAAAGATTTTTTCACTCAGACCTATCCCTCCTGGATAACTGTCATAAATAAAAATAGTCGGCTTTCCTGTATGGACGGCTTTGACTTGTGGCACGACATGGATATCTGTCTTATCACAGCGAACGAATAATGGGATGAATGACTGAATGGCATACGCAGCTCCCGTCATTGCATCGGTCAAACCTGCACCCGTCCATCCTTCCGGTATGTCAAATGCGTACCAGGTAGAAGAAGTATGTAATTCTTCCGCGGGCAATGAAATCGGACCAGAACCGATATTGTCATGCGTATCGAATCTGATTTTCTTGAAAATCGTCGGGATGGCAAGAACAGCGATATCTCCATAAGCTGCTTTGTTATCTCCATACGATTCTGCGTTATCTTCATTCATTACTTTCAGTTCCACTGCAAGATTGGCATCAGTGAAGTAATCGACATCGACTTCTCTGACATAAGCCTTCTTTTCATCCCAATCAAGTTCTTCGACTTGGAATTGCGTCCCTTGATGAATATAGATCGCTTCTTCATGGAGAAGCGTCATCGCGCTGAAGCGGTCCATTTCCCCGATTACCTTTGTCTCTTTCGGATAGGTTTTATCAATAATGATTACATTCTCCTGTGATGCGGAGCGAAGGCTCACTTCACTCGCCGGAAAACTATCTGTCATCCAATGCCACTTGTCTGTTGTCTTAATCAAAACACCTTCACTTTCAAGGAAGGCGAGCAGCTCTTGCACTTCGAATTCGCCGTACGTTTCCGTCGAAGAAAACGGCAGCTCAAAGGATGCACATTTGAGATGATCCATCAGGATAAACATATTATCCGGATGAATCCGCGCTTCTTCAGCCGATTGACCAAGAAGATACTCAGGATGTTCAATAATGTATTGATCGAGTGCTAAGGACTGCGCAACGTAAATGATGAGGGCCTCATCCTGTCGTCTTCCAGCACGACCGGCCTGTTGAAATGCACTTGCAATATTTCCCGGGTAACCCGTCATAATGCACGCTTGCAGTTGGCCAATATCAATGCCCAATTCGAGTGCATTCGTACTGACAACCGTACGAATATCTCCATCTCGAAGCCCCTTTTCAATTTTCCGCCGTTCAGAAGGCAGATAGCCTCCTCTATACCCCATAACTGTTTCATCAAACAGTTTTTTCTTCGTTAACGCTTTCATATACGTAACGAGCATCTCGACTCGTACCCGGCTTTTTGCAAAGATAATCGTTTGGATCCCTTCTCGATATAAAAGCGCAGCGATGTCACGAACTTCAAGCACCGCACTTCTCCGAATACCGAAAGTCGGATGGACGACCGGCGGATTATAGAATACAAAATGTTTTTTCCCTGCCGGTGCTCCATTTTTCACAATTACCTTCATATCTGAATTTATCAGCGACTCTGCCAGTTCTTGCGGATTGGCAATGGTAGCGGATGTACAAATGAACACTGGATTGCTGCCGTAATAGTTACAAATCCGTTTTAGCCTTCGCAGCACATGCGCAACATGACTGCCGAAAACACCTTTGTACGTATGCAATTCATCAATGATGATATATTTTAAGTTTTCGAATAACGAAACCCATTTCGTATGATGTGGCAAAATACCCGAATGAAGCATATCTGGATTTGTCAGCACGATATGGCCCGACTTTCGCACTTTAGACCTTAATCCAGGTGCAGTGTCTCCGTCATACGTATAACTAAGAATCGTTTCCCCGCTCGCTTCAATCAGTTCATGGAGATCCGCCAGCTGGTCTTGGGCAAGTGCTTTCGTTGGAAACAAATAAATGGCCCTGGATGTATCGTCTTCCAGGATGCTTTGCATAACCGGTAAATGATAGCAAAGGGATTTTCCAGAAGCGGTCGGCGTAACTGCTGTAAAAGAACTTCCAGTTGTAGCCAAGTCGAATGCTTCCCTTTGGTGGCTATATAACTTATCTATCCCTTTGGATGCAAGTGCTTTAATAATCGAAGGATGGAGTTTCTCTGGAAATTCTGCGTAGATCGCTTCTTTCCCGTCAATCGTTTTAGTATGGACGACGTTTTCGGAAAAAGAGGGGTCAGTGTGAAGTTTTTCCAACACTTCGTGAACCGCCATCTTCTTTGTCATCTTTCATCGCCTTCTTGCTCAATACGCAGTGCATCTAGAATTGTTTTCAACGTATATTCAGCTGAATTAATTGATAGAATAAAACGCTTTTTTCCTGTCTTTTGATAAAATGATTGGACGATGAATTGCTTCATGGAGTCAGTGAGTGTTTCAATTTGAATCGGATGAACATATTTCGGTTTGGCAGTCTTGATAAATTCAGACACTTCCTCTGTCCATTCATCGAGCATCGTATGATATTTATCCGCATACGGTTTCACTTCTATAAAAAAGTCGGGTTCCCGATCGAGTTCCCTCATATATGAAAGTCTTTCAGAACATTCTTTGCAGACAGAAAGAAGAATTTCTGTCTTCTCTATTAAATTCATATTCATGTACACCCTTTCCGTACGTTTCTTTCATTTTATCAGATTTAACGGTGATTCACCATATTGTAGGGAACATATATTCTTCACCGTTTTTCTGCCACAATTGAAGTTGGAACTTTCCCCGTGCTAATCCGTCTAATTCATGTGTTATGATAGTGAGATGCGAGGTGGTATATATGACAATACGCTATCCGAACGGCAAGAAATATGTTCCTGTTCAAAAAAGCGGCTTGCAAAAAAAAGTCGATCTATCATTCAGTAATCGAGGAAAATCATTAGAAGATGAATTGAATGAAACGAATGAGTTCTATTTAAGTCGCGGTGTGGCCGTCATCCATAAGAAACCTGTTCCAATCCAAATCGTAAACGTGAACTATCCGGCGAGAAGTGCTGCTGTCATAACAGAAGCCTATTTTCGGACGCCGTCTACAACTGACTTTAACGGGGTATGGCAAGGGAAGTATATCGATTTCGAAGCAAAAGAAACAAAGAGTGCAACATCTTTCCCGTTGCAAAATATTCACGACCATCAGGTGGAACATATGAAATCGGTGTCACAGCAAGGTGGAGTCGT of the Sporosarcina sp. FSL K6-1508 genome contains:
- the gpsB gene encoding cell division regulator GpsB yields the protein MDTKLDTKTILEKEFKTGLRGYNQEEVDLFLDDIIHDYEAFKKTIAELRTENERMHRELDSAQKRPAAGSAGTTNFDILKRISNLEKHVFGSKLFDQE
- a CDS encoding ribonuclease H-like domain-containing protein — encoded protein: MSYEQKLMQMKKMLKKTDNKAIPETVAESVKIVVKPPFYEQQWLDAGLTKAVNKHGIVYKRIVEYDANYHHGNIPLSGLKSTIDKWRKSGEVHPLSPDFSKQLLFFDTETTGLKGAGTLIFLMGFIEQTASSFKMTQYVLPGPDHEAAFLYATGLWEKPSTLVTYNGKSFDIPMVETRWTMNRRELPPLLDHTQIDLLHGSRRIWKGEMATFRLPAIEEEQLGFHREGDIPGHMAPIIYQDAVKNGRAELLMKVLVHNEWDILSLVALYIRSTDLLLKTDSPESASTHTNIGKWFADLKSHDRSKLIFESVIAEYGIDHPATHFHFGFILKKEQAYEDAVSSFAIAADGLIGRERIIALEELAKLYEHKLKELNRALNSTKEAIRLLKADIYLTDSFRKRMGNDFLKREIRINRKLFPRQAHEPTENG
- a CDS encoding DEAD/DEAH box helicase, with the protein product MTKKMAVHEVLEKLHTDPSFSENVVHTKTIDGKEAIYAEFPEKLHPSIIKALASKGIDKLYSHQREAFDLATTGSSFTAVTPTASGKSLCYHLPVMQSILEDDTSRAIYLFPTKALAQDQLADLHELIEASGETILSYTYDGDTAPGLRSKVRKSGHIVLTNPDMLHSGILPHHTKWVSLFENLKYIIIDELHTYKGVFGSHVAHVLRRLKRICNYYGSNPVFICTSATIANPQELAESLINSDMKVIVKNGAPAGKKHFVFYNPPVVHPTFGIRRSAVLEVRDIAALLYREGIQTIIFAKSRVRVEMLVTYMKALTKKKLFDETVMGYRGGYLPSERRKIEKGLRDGDIRTVVSTNALELGIDIGQLQACIMTGYPGNIASAFQQAGRAGRRQDEALIIYVAQSLALDQYIIEHPEYLLGQSAEEARIHPDNMFILMDHLKCASFELPFSSTETYGEFEVQELLAFLESEGVLIKTTDKWHWMTDSFPASEVSLRSASQENVIIIDKTYPKETKVIGEMDRFSAMTLLHEEAIYIHQGTQFQVEELDWDEKKAYVREVDVDYFTDANLAVELKVMNEDNAESYGDNKAAYGDIAVLAIPTIFKKIRFDTHDNIGSGPISLPAEELHTSSTWYAFDIPEGWTGAGLTDAMTGAAYAIQSFIPLFVRCDKTDIHVVPQVKAVHTGKPTIFIYDSYPGGIGLSEKIFDRWGNLLRQAADHVSACRCESGCPVCIGAQEAGMGMKRDVGSLLHTLAGGERDVI
- a CDS encoding YppE family protein, whose translation is MNLIEKTEILLSVCKECSERLSYMRELDREPDFFIEVKPYADKYHTMLDEWTEEVSEFIKTAKPKYVHPIQIETLTDSMKQFIVQSFYQKTGKKRFILSINSAEYTLKTILDALRIEQEGDER
- the recU gene encoding Holliday junction resolvase RecU → MTIRYPNGKKYVPVQKSGLQKKVDLSFSNRGKSLEDELNETNEFYLSRGVAVIHKKPVPIQIVNVNYPARSAAVITEAYFRTPSTTDFNGVWQGKYIDFEAKETKSATSFPLQNIHDHQVEHMKSVSQQGGVVFFIVKFTSLDRYFIVPYDSFEKYWERMNTGGRKSITLIEFEAMAIEILPSFNPRLDYLKAVSLIITTPYNATERQEEV